The sequence below is a genomic window from Ensifer adhaerens.
TTTTCGAGGAGCGAAGCATACCACTTTGTCGAGAAGCCACCCCAGACGGTCACGAGCTTCGACTCGTTGAAGGAATAGATGATCAGAAGCAGGATCGGCAGATAGAGAAAACCAAAGCCGAGCGTGATCGAGAACTTGTTGAAGGAGGTCCAGCGGTTCATCGTCATTCTCCCTGTGCCTTGGCCTGCGCGTTCTGGAAGAGCGCGATCGGGATCACCAACACCAGAAGCAGGACAATGGCGACGGCGGACGACACCGGCCAGTCTCGGTTGGAGAAGAACTCGTTCCAGAGTGTCTTGCCGATCATCAGCGTCTCGGAGCCGCCGAGCAGGTCGGGGATCACGAACTCGCCTGTGGCCGGGATGAAGACGAGCAGGAAGCCGGCAATGACACCCGGCAGCGAAAGGGGGAACGTGACCTTCCAGAAAGCCTGGAAGCGGGTGCAGCCGAGATCCTCGGCCGCCTCGATCAGCGTCCCGTCGAGCTTCTCGAGCGCGGAATAGAGCGGCAAGACCATGAACGGCAGATAGGAATAGACAATACCGATATAGACGGCGGTATTGGTGTTCAGAATGATCAGCGGCTCATGGATGATCCCCAGATAGAGCAAGATCTGGTTGAGGAAGCCTTCCGGCTTCAGGATCGCGATCCAGGCGTAGACGCGGATCAGGAAGCTCGTCCAGAATGGCAAGATCACCAGCATCAGGAGCGTCGGCCGGATGGTGCGCGGGGCCTGCGCC
It includes:
- a CDS encoding putrescine transport system permease protein — encoded protein: MVRLVNGIFNRLVIAIPFGWLLIFFLVPFIIVLRISLSQTAIAMPPYTPVFDIAAGWAGLKDFLSQLSFDNFLYLTQDSLYLKAYISSVTIAFFATLLTLLVGYPIAYAMAQAPRTIRPTLLMLVILPFWTSFLIRVYAWIAILKPEGFLNQILLYLGIIHEPLIILNTNTAVYIGIVYSYLPFMVLPLYSALEKLDGTLIEAAEDLGCTRFQAFWKVTFPLSLPGVIAGFLLVFIPATGEFVIPDLLGGSETLMIGKTLWNEFFSNRDWPVSSAVAIVLLLVLVIPIALFQNAQAKAQGE